One region of Ahniella affigens genomic DNA includes:
- a CDS encoding toll/interleukin-1 receptor domain-containing protein, translated as MNVDNLPRIAFISHTTPYDSYVAELESFLLASGFDQVFNDVSAIKPDELLWPTIEQGILSCTTFYFVIGDKTKDSVWVQREVAFARSLNKPIVPVQIDDCELPSAFIGRDVIDLRTRSRKFHDQKIADSKLVTRHTADKLFGRDTELAVLDEAWNNQEGINIQCVIAWGGVGKTALLAHWVQTRFRNRGWKNSAGQPEPIFYFDWTFYDQGTRASDATHAGAASIGTFFTEALRHFGDPEPENPERKAERLAKLVQAHRNLIVLDGLEPLQYPYGHAQAGQITDPDLAQFLRLLAQKNPGLCVISSRERLSELGGHLASSAPQLDLDDLPTEAAIALLRNLGVIGSDTDLIEAAEDYHHHALSLILLGRFLATARGGDIRQRDTVSFEKLDSRRDNQTRSAWHILETYEKWLGSAEGNPTDLQALRLVGLFDRPATPDCLEALRQPPAIPSITDRLVSLDNDDWNALLWRLNESNLIQLRFPARDPANLAQKPEPRNLPVDAHPLVREYFARQLSEDEPQSYQTAHAQLFKYLCQVAQYQPDTLESLQTLYQAVLHGCLASRHQEAREVYRDRILRGTGAGGFYTTRTLGAFGAELGAVTAFFDSPWKSPSPKLARSDQAWLINLAAFRLTALGRVAEALEPTQVGLKIRIEQKAWRNAAIAASNLSELEVKLGMLEQAVSDAFVAVQYADRDPDPELSRRINSRTIAADGLHQWQPSINKRMTGKLCRDTKAAGSYPSKPEKLFEQAESILRNSKSDLKMLVSLWGFRYCDLILASPERAAWKEFLFGHASRLSELSTDGTPELSPTAAETSESELPFQRGLLPIPQASPMASTRLSERATSLALAEAICRANYGLQWALDRNILLEIALDQLTLARGALYGSMLDRRATDASTFLQVLNTLKAARKANFLDYLPKTLVTAAAAHHLVSAFTTAGSLLDEAQQIAERGPMPLHLADVHLHRARLVGSMSAADRQEHWPGIDPKAELAKARALIEKLHYGRRFDELADAEAASEYW; from the coding sequence ATGAACGTTGACAACCTGCCGCGCATCGCCTTTATCTCCCACACGACACCATACGACAGTTATGTCGCTGAGCTGGAGTCTTTCCTGCTTGCCTCTGGGTTTGATCAGGTTTTTAATGATGTGAGCGCGATCAAGCCGGACGAGCTGCTCTGGCCGACTATCGAGCAGGGAATCCTCAGCTGCACTACCTTCTATTTCGTCATTGGAGACAAGACCAAGGACTCCGTGTGGGTGCAACGCGAAGTTGCATTTGCCCGGTCACTGAACAAACCGATTGTTCCCGTGCAGATCGATGACTGTGAGCTCCCATCGGCGTTCATTGGCCGCGATGTCATTGACTTGCGCACCAGAAGTCGAAAGTTCCACGATCAGAAGATCGCCGACTCCAAACTCGTCACCCGCCATACAGCGGACAAACTATTCGGCCGAGACACCGAGCTCGCGGTACTGGATGAGGCTTGGAACAACCAAGAAGGGATCAACATCCAATGCGTGATCGCCTGGGGCGGCGTCGGCAAGACCGCGCTATTGGCGCATTGGGTGCAGACCCGGTTCCGCAACCGCGGTTGGAAAAACAGCGCCGGGCAGCCCGAGCCCATCTTTTACTTCGATTGGACCTTCTACGACCAGGGCACCCGCGCCAGTGATGCCACACACGCAGGTGCGGCCAGCATCGGCACTTTCTTCACTGAGGCCCTCAGACATTTCGGCGATCCGGAGCCAGAAAACCCCGAACGCAAAGCCGAACGACTGGCCAAGCTGGTTCAAGCGCACCGCAACCTGATCGTGCTCGATGGCTTGGAGCCGCTGCAGTATCCCTACGGCCATGCCCAAGCCGGGCAGATTACTGACCCCGACCTTGCGCAGTTCTTGAGACTACTTGCTCAGAAGAATCCTGGGCTGTGCGTCATCTCCAGCCGCGAGAGGCTGAGCGAGCTTGGCGGCCATCTCGCGAGCAGCGCACCACAGCTAGACCTCGACGATCTCCCGACTGAGGCAGCGATCGCGCTGCTACGCAATCTTGGCGTTATTGGCAGCGATACTGATCTCATCGAAGCCGCCGAGGATTACCATCACCACGCCCTCAGCCTGATTCTGCTCGGCCGTTTCCTGGCGACCGCTCGGGGCGGCGACATCCGTCAGCGCGACACCGTGAGCTTTGAGAAGCTGGACAGCCGACGTGATAACCAGACGCGAAGCGCTTGGCACATATTGGAAACCTATGAGAAATGGTTGGGCAGCGCTGAAGGAAATCCCACCGACCTCCAGGCGCTGCGACTCGTTGGTCTTTTTGACCGACCCGCCACTCCGGATTGCTTGGAAGCCCTGCGACAACCTCCCGCGATCCCTAGCATCACCGACCGGCTCGTCTCGCTCGACAACGATGACTGGAATGCGTTGCTTTGGCGCCTGAACGAATCGAATCTGATTCAGCTCCGTTTTCCCGCACGCGACCCGGCCAATCTGGCCCAAAAGCCCGAGCCACGCAACCTGCCTGTGGATGCCCATCCGCTGGTCCGCGAGTATTTCGCTCGGCAATTGAGTGAAGACGAACCGCAAAGCTACCAAACCGCGCACGCCCAACTCTTCAAGTACCTCTGCCAAGTTGCACAGTACCAGCCCGACACCCTGGAAAGCCTCCAAACACTCTATCAGGCAGTGCTCCACGGGTGCCTCGCGAGCCGGCATCAAGAAGCACGCGAGGTTTATCGCGATCGCATCTTGCGCGGAACAGGAGCCGGCGGCTTCTACACTACAAGGACACTCGGCGCTTTCGGGGCCGAACTCGGGGCAGTAACAGCTTTCTTTGACTCTCCTTGGAAGAGTCCTTCGCCAAAGCTCGCCAGGTCAGACCAAGCATGGCTGATAAACTTAGCTGCGTTCAGACTCACCGCCCTCGGGCGTGTCGCTGAGGCACTGGAACCGACGCAAGTAGGGTTAAAAATTCGAATCGAACAGAAAGCATGGCGGAATGCTGCGATCGCGGCCAGCAATTTGAGCGAATTGGAAGTGAAACTGGGCATGCTTGAGCAAGCCGTTTCTGATGCGTTCGTCGCCGTTCAATATGCTGACCGCGATCCAGACCCCGAATTGTCAAGACGCATCAACAGTCGAACCATTGCTGCTGATGGACTGCATCAGTGGCAACCAAGCATCAACAAACGCATGACCGGAAAACTGTGTAGAGACACCAAAGCGGCAGGAAGCTATCCGTCGAAACCGGAAAAACTATTTGAGCAGGCAGAATCAATTTTGCGGAATAGCAAGTCTGACCTCAAGATGCTCGTCTCATTATGGGGATTTCGCTACTGCGACCTAATACTTGCCTCTCCGGAACGAGCTGCTTGGAAGGAATTTCTTTTCGGACACGCTAGTCGACTGAGTGAATTGTCGACTGATGGAACGCCTGAGTTGTCGCCGACAGCGGCAGAGACGAGCGAATCGGAGCTACCGTTTCAACGTGGACTGCTGCCAATTCCACAAGCTTCGCCTATGGCCTCAACCCGGCTTTCGGAGCGCGCAACTTCCCTTGCGCTTGCCGAAGCAATTTGCCGAGCGAACTATGGGTTGCAGTGGGCGCTTGACCGCAACATACTTCTGGAAATCGCTCTAGACCAATTGACGCTTGCTCGCGGCGCGCTCTACGGGTCAATGCTGGACCGTCGGGCGACCGACGCAAGTACGTTCTTGCAGGTCCTCAACACGCTGAAGGCCGCCCGCAAAGCGAACTTCTTGGACTATCTTCCCAAAACCTTAGTCACTGCCGCCGCCGCTCATCACCTAGTCAGCGCGTTCACCACCGCCGGGTCACTCCTCGACGAAGCCCAACAAATCGCCGAACGCGGCCCGATGCCTCTCCACCTCGCCGACGTGCATCTGCACCGCGCGCGACTGGTGGGGAGCATGAGCGCGGCAGACAGACAAGAGCACTGGCCCGGCATCGACCCCAAAGCCGAACTCGCGAAAGCCCGCGCACTGATCGAAAAACTCCACTACGGTCGCCGCTTTGACGAACTCGCGGACGCCGAGGCGGCATCCGAGTATTGGTAG